In Delphinus delphis chromosome 11, mDelDel1.2, whole genome shotgun sequence, one genomic interval encodes:
- the PFDN5 gene encoding prefoldin subunit 5, which produces MAQSVNITELTLPQLEMLKNQLDQEVEFLSTSIAQLKVVQTKYVEAKDCLNVLNKSNEGKELLVPLTSSMYVPGKLHDVEHVLIDVGTGYYVEKTAEDARDFFKRKIDFLTKQMEKIQPALQEKHAMKQAVMEMMSQKIQQLTALGAPQATAKA; this is translated from the exons ATGGCGCAGTCGGTTAATATCACCGAGCTGACTCTGCCGCAGCTAGAAATGCTCAAGAACCAGCTGGACCAG GAAGTGGAGTTCTTGTCCACGTCCATTGCCCAGCTCAAGGTGGTACAGACCAAGTATGTGGAAGCCAAGGACTGTCTGAACGTGCTGAACAAAAGCAACGAGG GGAAAGAATTACTGGTCCCACTGACGAGTTCT ATGTATGTCCCTGGGAAGCTGCATGATGTGGAACATGTGCTCATCGATGTGGGAACTGGCTACTATGTAGAGAAG ACGGCTGAGGATGCTAGGGACTTCTTCAAGAGGAAGATAGACTTTCTCACCAAGCAAATGGAGAAAATCCAGCCAGCTCTGCAGGAGAAGCATGCCATGAAACAGG cTGTCATGGAGATGATGAGCCAGAAAATTCAGCAGCTCACAGCCCTGGGAGCACCTCAGGCTACCGCCAAGGCCTGA
- the MYG1 gene encoding MYG1 exonuclease: MGHRFLRGSLPLLLLLPPPRRSPHLKRSLESVPLSKRPRSHLMAPPRIGTHNGTFHCDEALACALLRLLPEYRDAEIVRTRDPEKLASCDIVVDVGGEYDPQRHRYDHHQRSFTETMSSLSPGKPWQTKLSSAGLIYLHFGHKLLAQLLVTSEEDSVVGTLYDKMYENFVEEVDAVDNGISQWEEGEPRYAVTTTLSARVARLNPTWNQPNQDTEAGFKRAMDLVREEFLQRLDFYQHSWLPARALVEEALAQRFQVDPSGEIIELVKGGCPWKEHLYHLESGLSPPGTIAFVIYTDQAGQWRVQCVPKELHSFQSRLPLPEPWRGLRDAALDQVSGIPGCVFVHTSGFIGGHRTREGALSMARATLAQRPAPMPPTNSLVQ; encoded by the exons ATGGGTCACCGCTTCCTGCGCGGTTCTCtacctctgctgctgctgctgccgccaccccGCCGAAGCCCGCATCTCAAGCGCAGCCTGGAGTCCGTCCCACTCTCCAAACGACCCCGCAGCCACCTCATGGCCCCGCCCCGAATCGGGACGCACAACGGCACTTTCCACTGCGATGAGGCGCTGGCGTGCGCGTTGCTGCGCCTCCTGCCCGAGTACCGG gaTGCAGAGATTGTGCGGACCCGGGACCCCGAGAAACTGGCTTCTTGTGACATCGTGGTAGACGTGGGTGGCGAGTACGACCCTCAGAGACACCGATATGACCATCACCAGAG GTCTTTCACGGAGACCATGAGCTCCCTGTCCCCTGGGAAGCCGTGGCAGACCAAGCTGAGCAGTGCGGGACTCATCTATCTGCACTTCGGGCACAAGCTGCTGGCCCAGTTGCTGGTTACTAGCGAAGAGGACAGCGTGGTGGGCACCCTCTATGACAAG ATGTACGAGAACTTCGTGGAGGAGGTGGATGCGGTGGACAACGGGATCTCtcagtgggaggagggagagcctCGGTACGCAGTGACCACTACGCTGAGCGCCCGGGTTGCTCGGCTTAATCCCACCTGGAACCAGCCCAACCAAGACACTGAG GCCGGATTCAAGCGTGCAATGGACCTGGTTCGAGAGGAGTTTCTGCAGAGACTAGACTTCTACCAGCACAGCTGGCTGCCAGCCCGGGCCCTGGTGGAAGAGGCCCTGGCCCAGCGGTTCCAG GTGGACCCAAGTGGGGAGATAATAGAACTGGTGAAGGGTGGATGCCCCTGGAAGGAGCACCTCTACCACCTGGAATCGGGGCTGTCCCCCCCGGGGACCATCGCCTTTGTTATCTACACGGACCAGGCTGGACAGTGGCGGGTACAGTGTGTGCCTAAGGAGCTGCATTCATTCCAGAGCAG GCTGCCCCTGCCAGAGCCATGGCGGGGTCTTCGGGATGCGGCCCTGGACCAGGTCAGTGGCATTCCTGGCTGTGTCTTTGTCCACACCAGTGGCTTCATTGGTGGGCACCGTACCCGAGAGGGTGCCCTGAGCATGGCCCGTGCCACCTTGGCCCAGCGCCCAGCACCTATGCCTCCCACAAATTCCCTAGTCCAATAA
- the AAAS gene encoding aladin isoform X1, protein MCSLALFPPPPPRGQVTLYEHNNELVTGSSYESPPPDFRGQWINLPVLNLTKDPLKTPGRLDHGTRTAFIHHREQVWKRCINIWRDVGLFGVLNEIADSEEEVFEWVKTASSWALALCRWASSLHGSLFPHLSLRSEDLIAEFAQVTNWSSCCLRVFAWHPHTNKFAVALLDDSIRVYNANSTIVPSLKHRLQRNVAALAWKPLSASVLAVACQSCILIWTLDPTSLSTRPSSGCAQVLSHPGHTPVTSLAWAPSGGRLLSASPVDAAILVWDVSTETCVPLPWFRGGGVTNLLWSPDGSKVLATTPSALFRVWEAQMWTCERWPTLSGRCQTGCWSPDGNRLLFTVLGEPLIYSLSFPERCGERKGCVGGAKSATIVADLSETTVQTPDGEERLGGEAHSMVWDPSGERLAVLMKGNPRVQNGKPVILLFRTRNSPVFELLPCGAVQGEPGAQAQLITFHPSFNKGALLSVCWSTGRIAHIPLYFVNAQFPRFSPVLGRTQEPPAGGGGSIHDLPLFTETSPTSAPWDPLPGPPLGRPHSPHSRIQ, encoded by the exons TGGATCAATCTTCCTGTCCTAAACCTTACTAAGGATCCCCTGAAGACCCCTGGGAGGTTGGACCATGGTACAAGAACGGCCTTCATCCACCACCGGGAACAAGTGTGGAAGAGATGCATCAACATTTG GCGTGATGTGGGACTTTTTGGTGTGCTGAATGAAATTGCAGACTCAGAGGAGGAGG TGTTTGAGTGGGTGAAGACGGCATCCAGCTGGGCCCTGGCACTCTGTCGAtgggcctcctccctccatgggtctctgtttccccatctgtct CTCAGGAGTGAAGATCTGATTGCTGAATTCGCTCAAGTCACAAACTG GTCCAGCTGCTGCTTGAGGGTCTTTGCGTGGCACCCACACACCAACAAGTTTGCGGTGGCCCTGCTAGATGACTCCATCCGTGTGTATAATGCCAACAG CACTATAGTCCCCTCCCTGAAGCACCGGCTGCAGCGAAATGTGGCGGCCCTGGCCTGGAAGCCCCTCAGTGCCTCCGTCTTGGCTGTGGCCTGCCAGAGCTGCATTCTCATCTGGACCCTGGACCCCACGTCCTTGTCTACCCG ACCCTCTTCCGGCTGTGCCCAAGTGCTCTCTCACCCTGGGCACACGCCTGTCACCAGCTTGGCCTGGGCCCCCAGTGGGGGTCGGCTACTCTCAGCTTCACCTGTGGACGCTGCCATCCTG GTATGGGATGTCTCAACAGAGACCTGTGTTCCCCTTCCCTGGTTTCGGGGAGGTGGGGTTACCAACCTGCTCTGGTCCCCGGATGGCAGCAAAGTCCTGGCTACCACTCCTTCAGCTCTCTTTCG AGTCTGGGAGGCCCAGATGTGGACTTGTGAGCGGTGGCCTACCCTATCAGGGCGATGTCAG ACTGGCTGCTGGAGTCCTGATGGAAACCGCCTGCTGTTCACTGTGTTGGGGGAACCATTGATTTACTCCTTGTCGTTCCCAGAACGTTGTG GTGAGCGAAAGGGGTGCGTTGGAGGCGCGAAGTCAGCTACGATTGTGGCAGATCTGTCTGAGACGACAGTACAGACACCAGATGGAgaggaaag GCTTGGGGGAGAGGCTCACTCCATGGTCTGGGACCCAAGTGGGGAGCGGCTGGCTGTGCTCATGAAAG GAAATCCACGGGTCCAGAATGGTAAACCAGTCATCCTCCTTTTTCGCACTCGAAACAGCCCTGTGTTTGAGCTACTTCCTTG TGGCGCTGTCCAGGGGGAGCCAGGAGCCCAGGCCCAGCTCATcactttccatccttccttcaaCAAAGGAGCTCTGCTCAGCGTG TGCTGGTCCACGGGCCGGATCGCCCACATCCCTCTGTACTTTGTCAATGCCCAGTTTCCACGTTTTAGCCCAGTGCTTGGCCGAACTCAAGAGCCCCCAGCTGGGGGCGGAGGCTCTATTCATGATCTGCCCCTCTTTACTGAGACGTCCCCAACCTCTGCCCCTTGGGACCCTCTCCCAGGGCCACCCCTTGGTCGGCCCCACTCCCCTCACTCCCgcattcaataa
- the AAAS gene encoding aladin isoform X2 codes for MRVRLPTSGARRDVGLFGVLNEIADSEEEVFEWVKTASSWALALCRWASSLHGSLFPHLSLRSEDLIAEFAQVTNWSSCCLRVFAWHPHTNKFAVALLDDSIRVYNANSTIVPSLKHRLQRNVAALAWKPLSASVLAVACQSCILIWTLDPTSLSTRPSSGCAQVLSHPGHTPVTSLAWAPSGGRLLSASPVDAAILVWDVSTETCVPLPWFRGGGVTNLLWSPDGSKVLATTPSALFRVWEAQMWTCERWPTLSGRCQTGCWSPDGNRLLFTVLGEPLIYSLSFPERCGERKGCVGGAKSATIVADLSETTVQTPDGEERLGGEAHSMVWDPSGERLAVLMKGNPRVQNGKPVILLFRTRNSPVFELLPCGAVQGEPGAQAQLITFHPSFNKGALLSVCWSTGRIAHIPLYFVNAQFPRFSPVLGRTQEPPAGGGGSIHDLPLFTETSPTSAPWDPLPGPPLGRPHSPHSRIQ; via the exons GCGTGATGTGGGACTTTTTGGTGTGCTGAATGAAATTGCAGACTCAGAGGAGGAGG TGTTTGAGTGGGTGAAGACGGCATCCAGCTGGGCCCTGGCACTCTGTCGAtgggcctcctccctccatgggtctctgtttccccatctgtct CTCAGGAGTGAAGATCTGATTGCTGAATTCGCTCAAGTCACAAACTG GTCCAGCTGCTGCTTGAGGGTCTTTGCGTGGCACCCACACACCAACAAGTTTGCGGTGGCCCTGCTAGATGACTCCATCCGTGTGTATAATGCCAACAG CACTATAGTCCCCTCCCTGAAGCACCGGCTGCAGCGAAATGTGGCGGCCCTGGCCTGGAAGCCCCTCAGTGCCTCCGTCTTGGCTGTGGCCTGCCAGAGCTGCATTCTCATCTGGACCCTGGACCCCACGTCCTTGTCTACCCG ACCCTCTTCCGGCTGTGCCCAAGTGCTCTCTCACCCTGGGCACACGCCTGTCACCAGCTTGGCCTGGGCCCCCAGTGGGGGTCGGCTACTCTCAGCTTCACCTGTGGACGCTGCCATCCTG GTATGGGATGTCTCAACAGAGACCTGTGTTCCCCTTCCCTGGTTTCGGGGAGGTGGGGTTACCAACCTGCTCTGGTCCCCGGATGGCAGCAAAGTCCTGGCTACCACTCCTTCAGCTCTCTTTCG AGTCTGGGAGGCCCAGATGTGGACTTGTGAGCGGTGGCCTACCCTATCAGGGCGATGTCAG ACTGGCTGCTGGAGTCCTGATGGAAACCGCCTGCTGTTCACTGTGTTGGGGGAACCATTGATTTACTCCTTGTCGTTCCCAGAACGTTGTG GTGAGCGAAAGGGGTGCGTTGGAGGCGCGAAGTCAGCTACGATTGTGGCAGATCTGTCTGAGACGACAGTACAGACACCAGATGGAgaggaaag GCTTGGGGGAGAGGCTCACTCCATGGTCTGGGACCCAAGTGGGGAGCGGCTGGCTGTGCTCATGAAAG GAAATCCACGGGTCCAGAATGGTAAACCAGTCATCCTCCTTTTTCGCACTCGAAACAGCCCTGTGTTTGAGCTACTTCCTTG TGGCGCTGTCCAGGGGGAGCCAGGAGCCCAGGCCCAGCTCATcactttccatccttccttcaaCAAAGGAGCTCTGCTCAGCGTG TGCTGGTCCACGGGCCGGATCGCCCACATCCCTCTGTACTTTGTCAATGCCCAGTTTCCACGTTTTAGCCCAGTGCTTGGCCGAACTCAAGAGCCCCCAGCTGGGGGCGGAGGCTCTATTCATGATCTGCCCCTCTTTACTGAGACGTCCCCAACCTCTGCCCCTTGGGACCCTCTCCCAGGGCCACCCCTTGGTCGGCCCCACTCCCCTCACTCCCgcattcaataa